One genomic segment of Impatiens glandulifera chromosome 6, dImpGla2.1, whole genome shotgun sequence includes these proteins:
- the LOC124943432 gene encoding uncharacterized protein LOC124943432, giving the protein MDLLERVYNTQFRSLFTAPVLQFLGTIVHHMLMRRVSSNSKEITFMVNGHELIFGMKEYALVTGLYFCSFPELNEEEFRGCPPLSVKYFKGKNSVRMSELETAFLKCKDKEDAFKMGKNTLIEVKSALKTTDVTEMEESSMEKRLYSGEEFEEMDETTDVFFLRYLLKGRKRKVEGTLKEVVNLKRKLAYVLSPTRIPTPPTATSSPRTPSVGVGCKCDELKEEVKEMKIELKEELKVLKTEIIKELKITNKETQQTHLDSMKMMVKDPKEEFEEKKSKVDQNVEKNEVKNPKDVKVEEFEEEESKVDQNVEETEVKYPKDVKVEEFKEECKVVDQKEESKVVVEQKEESKVVVEKKEESKVVVEQKEESNIVVEQKE; this is encoded by the exons ATGGATCTTTTGGAGAGGGTTTACAATACCCAGTTCAGATCATTATTCACAGCCCCAGTTTTGCAGTTCTTAGGGACAATAGTACATCATATGTTGATGAGGAGGGtaagctcaaactccaaggagataactttcatggTGAATGGGCATGAACttatatttggtatgaaggagtatgcgttGGTTACAGGCCTATACTTCTGCAGTTTTCCTGAGTTGAACGAAGAAGAATTtcgaggttgtccacctctctcggtgAAATATTTCAAAGGGAAAAATAGTGTGCGAATGAGCGAGTTGGAGACTGCTTTTTTGaaatgcaaagacaaggaagatgcattcaagatggg gaaaaaCACCTTGATAGAGGTAAAGTCTGCCCTTAAGACCACGgatgtgactgagatggaagagtcctccatggagaagaggttatataGTGGTGAGGAATTTGAAGAAATGGACGAGACAactgatgttttttttttgagatatttaCTAAAGGGAAG GAAGAGAAAGGTTGAAGGAACTCTCAAAGAAGTAGTCAACTtgaagaggaagcttgcttATGTATTGAGCCCGACTCGTATTCCTACTCCCCCCACCGCGACGTCAAGTCCTCGGACACCTTCTGTTggtgttggatgtaaatgtgatGAACTGAAGGAGGAGGTGAAAGAGATGAAAATAGAGTTGAAGGAGGAGTTGAAAGTGCTGAAAACAGAGATCATCAAAGAGTTGAAAATCACAAACAAAGAAACTCAACAAACTCACCTTGATTCGATGAAGATGATG GTGAAGGATCCTAAGGAAGAATTCGAGGAGAAGAAGAGCAAGGTTGACCAGAATGTGGAGAAGAATGAG GTGAAGAATCCTAAAGATGTGAAGGTCGAAGAATTCGAGGAGGAGGAGAGCAAGGTTGACCAGAATGTGGAGGAGACTGAG GTGAAATATCCTAAGGATGTGAAGGTTGAAGAATTCAAAGAGGAGTGCAAGGTTGTTGACCAAAAGGAGGAGAGCAAGGTTGTTGTTGAGCAGAAGGAGGAGAGCAAGGTTGTTGTTGAGAAGAAGGAGGAGAGCAAGGTTGTTGTTGAGCAGAAGGAGGAAAGCAATATTGTTGTTGAGCAGAAGGAGTAG